The Streptomyces aurantiacus genome includes a region encoding these proteins:
- a CDS encoding ABC transporter ATP-binding protein, with amino-acid sequence MSDRIPTVVADRVDIVYRVNGTGAGRGSATAALNRILRGKKTEQAAGVRKVHAVRSVSFTAYRGEAIGLIGTNGSGKSTLLKAVAGLLPVERGRIFTDGQPSLLGVNAALMNDLTGERNVLLGGLAMGMSREQVRERYQEIVDFSGINEKGDFITLPMRTYSSGMAARLRFSIAAAKDHDVLMIDEALATGDRSFQKRSEARIRELRKHAGTVFLVSHNNKSIRDTCDRVLWLERGELRMDGDTEDVLKEYEAFTGGGGKKG; translated from the coding sequence GTGAGCGACAGGATTCCCACCGTCGTCGCCGACCGCGTCGACATCGTCTACCGCGTCAACGGCACCGGGGCGGGGCGCGGCAGCGCCACCGCCGCGCTCAACCGCATCCTGCGCGGGAAGAAGACCGAACAGGCCGCGGGGGTGCGCAAGGTGCACGCCGTGCGATCCGTTTCGTTCACCGCGTACCGGGGCGAGGCGATCGGGCTGATCGGTACGAACGGATCGGGCAAGTCCACCCTGCTCAAGGCCGTCGCCGGGCTGCTGCCCGTCGAGCGCGGCCGGATCTTCACCGACGGGCAGCCCTCGCTGCTCGGGGTCAACGCGGCGCTGATGAACGACCTGACCGGCGAGCGCAACGTCCTGCTCGGCGGGCTCGCGATGGGAATGTCCCGGGAGCAGGTGCGGGAGCGGTACCAGGAGATCGTCGACTTCTCCGGCATCAACGAGAAGGGCGACTTCATCACCCTGCCCATGCGGACGTACTCGTCCGGCATGGCCGCACGGCTCCGGTTCTCCATCGCCGCCGCCAAGGACCATGACGTGCTGATGATCGACGAGGCCCTCGCCACCGGGGACCGCTCCTTCCAGAAGCGCTCCGAGGCCCGGATCCGGGAGCTGCGCAAGCACGCGGGCACGGTGTTCCTCGTGAGCCACAACAACAAGTCGATCCGGGACACGTGCGACCGGGTGCTGTGGCTGGAGCGGGGGGAGCTGCGGATGGACGGGGACACGGAGGACGTCCTGAAGGAGTACGAGGCCTTCACCGGGGGTGGGGGGAAGAAGGGGTAG
- a CDS encoding ABC transporter permease: MSQVLDTPPPAPAPPDDPAVLAARYGLTISGARPSLPAYVRSLWAHRHFITAFATAKLTAQYSQAKLGQVWQVATPLLNAAVYYFIFGVLMGTSRGVPDYVPFLVTGVFVWTFTQSSIMAGTRAISGSLGLVRALHFPRAALPVSYALQQLQQLLFSMAALIVILLCFGVPLSASWLLALPTLALQFVFNAGVAMVMARLGSKTPDIAQLMPFVLRTWMYVSGVMWSIDRVLSGHQGMPHVVLLALECNPAAVYIDLMRFALIDTFHAGQLPHHVWALAVGWALLAGVGGFIYFWKAEETYGRG, from the coding sequence GTGAGTCAGGTCCTCGACACACCTCCCCCGGCTCCGGCCCCGCCCGACGACCCCGCGGTACTCGCCGCCCGGTACGGCCTCACGATCAGCGGCGCCCGGCCCTCCCTGCCCGCCTACGTCCGCAGCCTGTGGGCACACCGGCACTTCATCACCGCGTTCGCGACGGCCAAGCTCACCGCCCAGTACAGCCAGGCGAAGCTCGGCCAGGTCTGGCAGGTGGCCACTCCCCTGCTGAACGCGGCGGTCTACTACTTCATCTTCGGCGTCCTCATGGGCACGAGCCGGGGCGTGCCGGACTACGTCCCGTTCCTGGTCACGGGCGTCTTCGTGTGGACGTTCACCCAGAGCTCGATCATGGCGGGCACCCGGGCGATCTCCGGCAGCCTCGGCCTCGTCCGCGCCCTGCACTTCCCGCGCGCCGCGCTTCCGGTGTCGTACGCGCTGCAGCAGCTTCAGCAGCTGCTGTTCTCGATGGCCGCGCTGATCGTGATCCTGCTCTGCTTCGGCGTGCCCCTCAGTGCCTCCTGGCTGCTGGCCCTGCCGACGCTGGCACTTCAGTTCGTGTTCAACGCGGGCGTGGCGATGGTCATGGCCCGACTGGGCTCGAAGACCCCGGACATCGCCCAGCTGATGCCGTTCGTGCTGCGGACCTGGATGTACGTCTCGGGCGTGATGTGGAGCATCGACCGGGTGCTCAGCGGCCACCAGGGCATGCCGCACGTCGTGCTGCTGGCCCTGGAGTGCAACCCGGCCGCCGTCTACATCGACCTCATGCGGTTCGCGCTGATCGACACGTTCCACGCGGGCCAGCTGCCCCACCACGTGTGGGCGCTCGCGGTCGGCTGGGCGCTGCTCGCCGGCGTCGGCGGGTTCATCTACTTCTGGAAGGCTGAGGAGACGTACGGCCGTGGCTGA
- a CDS encoding TetR/AcrR family transcriptional regulator encodes MLFRMTNADGAAENPQQPRRRAPAGAAVLREDVTEAIRTAVFEELASVGYARMSIEGIARRAGVGKTAVYRRWRSKLHLVLDLVSAVAVQGLPAPDTGTLEGDLRLLYEVTSRALRHPVASQVIPDLQAEAARNPEIAEAMRKALREGQESVASGIVAAAQARGEVRPGIDGELALDVISGPLYWRAVVIRGPKLPKGHLESLTRATVAALKAL; translated from the coding sequence ATGCTGTTCCGCATGACGAACGCCGACGGAGCCGCCGAGAACCCGCAGCAGCCGCGCCGCAGGGCGCCCGCCGGGGCGGCGGTGCTCCGGGAGGACGTCACGGAGGCCATCAGGACGGCCGTCTTCGAGGAGCTCGCGTCCGTCGGGTACGCGCGGATGTCCATCGAGGGGATCGCGCGCCGCGCGGGTGTCGGCAAGACCGCGGTCTACCGCCGGTGGCGGTCCAAGCTGCACCTGGTGCTCGACCTGGTCTCCGCCGTCGCCGTACAGGGACTGCCCGCGCCCGACACCGGCACCCTGGAGGGCGACCTGCGGCTGCTGTACGAGGTCACCTCACGCGCCCTGCGTCACCCTGTCGCCTCGCAGGTCATCCCCGATCTCCAGGCCGAGGCCGCCCGTAACCCGGAGATCGCGGAGGCCATGCGGAAGGCGCTGCGGGAGGGCCAGGAAAGCGTCGCGAGCGGCATCGTCGCCGCCGCTCAGGCCCGCGGCGAGGTCCGGCCGGGGATCGACGGTGAACTGGCCCTCGACGTGATCTCCGGACCGCTCTACTGGCGTGCGGTGGTGATCCGCGGACCGAAGCTGCCCAAGGGACATCTGGAGAGTCTGACGCGGGCCACGGTGGCGGCGCTCAAGGCTTTGTAG
- the galE gene encoding UDP-glucose 4-epimerase GalE, translating to MTWLITGGAGYIGAHVVRAMTEAGERAVVYDDLSTGIAERVPDGVPLVVGSTLDGERVARAIGDHAVTGVVHLAAKKQVGESVELPLHYYRENVEGLRVLLRAVTAAAVPSFVFSSSAAVYGMPSAAREGALVTEETPCVPMSPYGETKLAGEWLVRATGRAHGLSTASLRYFNVAGAAAPELADVGVFNLVPMVFEKLTAGEPPRIFGDDYATPDGTCVRDYIHVVDLAEAHVAAARRLAAAPGTDLTLNIGRGEGVSVRRMIDRINEITGHTLAPMVAPRRPGDPARVVAGADRIAAELAWKAKYGLDDMITSAWEGWVRLHPQARRQD from the coding sequence ATGACCTGGCTGATCACCGGCGGCGCCGGATACATCGGGGCGCACGTCGTCCGCGCGATGACCGAGGCGGGCGAACGGGCCGTGGTGTACGACGACCTGTCCACCGGGATCGCCGAGCGCGTCCCGGACGGGGTGCCGCTCGTCGTCGGTTCGACCCTGGACGGGGAGCGGGTGGCCCGGGCGATCGGGGACCACGCAGTCACCGGTGTCGTGCACCTGGCGGCGAAGAAGCAGGTGGGCGAGTCGGTGGAACTGCCGCTGCACTACTACCGCGAGAACGTCGAGGGGCTGCGGGTGCTGCTCCGGGCGGTCACGGCCGCTGCGGTGCCGTCCTTCGTGTTCTCGTCCTCCGCGGCGGTGTACGGCATGCCGTCCGCCGCGCGAGAAGGGGCCCTCGTGACCGAGGAGACGCCCTGTGTGCCGATGAGCCCGTACGGCGAGACCAAGCTCGCCGGCGAGTGGCTGGTCCGTGCCACGGGCCGCGCGCACGGCCTGTCGACGGCCTCCCTGCGCTACTTCAACGTGGCGGGGGCGGCGGCCCCGGAACTGGCCGACGTGGGCGTCTTCAACCTCGTGCCGATGGTCTTCGAGAAGCTCACGGCGGGCGAGCCCCCGCGGATCTTCGGCGACGACTACGCGACCCCGGACGGCACGTGCGTGCGCGACTACATCCACGTCGTCGACCTGGCGGAGGCCCATGTGGCGGCCGCCCGCCGTCTCGCCGCGGCCCCCGGCACCGACCTGACCCTGAACATCGGCCGTGGCGAGGGAGTCTCGGTCCGCCGGATGATCGACCGGATCAACGAGATCACCGGCCACACCCTCGCGCCGATGGTCGCTCCCCGCCGGCCCGGTGACCCCGCCCGGGTGGTCGCGGGCGCCGACCGCATCGCCGCGGAGCTCGCCTGGAAGGCGAAGTACGGCCTCGACGACATGATCACGTCGGCCTGGGAGGGCTGGGTGCGGCTGCATCCGCAGGCCCGGCGGCAGGACTAG
- a CDS encoding glycosyltransferase — MRAVPAGPSRQSQVCVVVIGYDDAAHVTEAVRSALAQGASVREVIAVDDCSADGSADLLDRLALDEPRLRVVRRKVNSGGCGSPRNDGIDATTAPYVMFLDSDDVLPPGAVDALLDAAAGRGAEVAAGLCVRRELPSGREVPWQPELYARTALVTVPSRRTRLVHDTLCVNKLYRTAFLREHGIRFPEGRFPYEDFVFTARVLAAGPRMALIPDRVYVWHVRRSAERLSISLDRSGVDNWRARITAHALAYDTLLGAGEKRLARASRARFLDHALRMYARELDLRGPGYRREWWALTRAYLATFDAGDFALAPAPGRVIAQVVLASEKPCDLTRVKEVAARPARLRPPYARAADGTPVWSAGLPRVTLEHLLFRPVHLLPVAVDAELRPRARGTRLRLRLHELYGRMADAAPASVEAEFVSRRDGTAGLALTAEFLPDATGPADEGSGPGPGSWTAETPVDLAALGSGTWDLRLRLRFHDGTVRETTAHASAGPGLLRRSVVPSGRHGVLLLQPYATRAGSLALRIAPGLRGVAAVLGRRVRRLLH, encoded by the coding sequence ATGCGAGCCGTGCCAGCCGGACCCTCCCGCCAGTCGCAGGTGTGCGTCGTCGTCATCGGGTACGACGACGCCGCCCACGTGACGGAGGCGGTGCGCTCGGCGCTCGCGCAGGGAGCCTCGGTCCGCGAGGTGATCGCCGTGGACGACTGCTCGGCCGACGGGAGCGCGGACCTCCTGGACCGCCTCGCGCTCGACGAGCCGCGCCTCAGGGTCGTCCGCCGCAAGGTCAACAGCGGCGGCTGCGGCAGCCCGCGCAACGACGGGATCGACGCCACCACCGCTCCGTACGTGATGTTCCTGGACAGCGACGACGTGCTGCCGCCCGGCGCGGTGGACGCGCTTCTGGACGCGGCCGCCGGGCGGGGAGCCGAGGTCGCGGCCGGCCTGTGCGTGCGCCGCGAACTGCCGTCCGGCCGTGAGGTCCCCTGGCAGCCCGAGCTGTACGCCAGGACCGCCCTGGTGACCGTCCCGTCGCGGCGCACCCGTCTCGTCCACGACACGCTGTGCGTCAACAAGCTGTACCGCACCGCCTTCCTGCGCGAGCACGGCATCCGCTTCCCCGAGGGGCGCTTCCCGTACGAGGACTTCGTCTTCACCGCGCGCGTGCTCGCCGCCGGTCCGCGCATGGCGCTGATTCCGGACAGGGTGTACGTCTGGCACGTGCGCCGCAGCGCCGAGCGGCTGTCGATCTCGCTGGACAGGTCGGGCGTGGACAACTGGCGGGCCAGGATCACCGCGCACGCCCTGGCGTACGACACCCTCCTGGGCGCCGGTGAGAAGCGGCTGGCCCGGGCGTCGCGGGCGAGGTTCCTCGACCATGCGCTGCGGATGTACGCGCGCGAGCTGGATCTGCGCGGCCCCGGGTACCGGCGTGAGTGGTGGGCCCTCACACGCGCCTACCTGGCGACGTTCGACGCGGGTGACTTCGCGCTCGCCCCGGCGCCCGGGAGGGTGATCGCGCAGGTGGTGCTGGCCTCCGAGAAGCCGTGCGACCTGACCCGGGTGAAGGAGGTCGCGGCCCGCCCGGCCCGGCTGCGGCCGCCGTACGCGCGGGCCGCGGACGGGACGCCGGTCTGGTCGGCCGGTCTGCCGCGCGTCACGCTGGAACACCTGCTGTTCCGGCCTGTGCACCTCCTTCCTGTGGCGGTCGACGCGGAACTGCGGCCACGCGCGCGTGGCACCCGGCTGCGACTGCGTCTGCACGAGCTGTACGGGCGGATGGCGGACGCGGCGCCCGCGTCCGTCGAAGCCGAGTTCGTGAGCCGGCGGGACGGGACGGCCGGGCTCGCCCTCACCGCGGAGTTCCTGCCGGACGCCACCGGTCCCGCCGACGAAGGCTCCGGTCCCGGTCCCGGTTCCTGGACGGCCGAGACGCCGGTCGACCTCGCGGCGCTCGGCTCCGGCACCTGGGACCTGCGGCTGCGCCTGCGCTTCCACGACGGCACGGTCCGTGAGACCACCGCGCACGCGAGCGCGGGCCCGGGGCTGCTGCGCCGGTCGGTCGTGCCGAGCGGCCGGCACGGCGTGCTGCTCCTCCAGCCGTACGCGACCCGTGCGGGCTCGCTCGCCCTGCGGATCGCGCCGGGCCTGCGGGGCGTGGCGGCCGTGCTGGGCCGCAGGGTGAGGCGTTTGCTTCACTGA
- a CDS encoding glycosyltransferase family 87 protein: MKPWMKLRTASRTMPRLLPLAAAWTATRVLMLWLLLQDGRAPLGVGGVAREVHDLYARWYGVLADGTFPAGDRLWQYPPGAGPVLLSPGLLPGLTYFQAFVVLTLATDLLVTVALTRAGTRTGRSLRGAALWTAVLPLLLHIPLARYDVQVTALAVISLLTLSRSTRACGVFAALGALVKVWPALALIGTPRGRTTKEAWTSAAVTAGVLLLALATLFRDPFDFLRQQGGRGVQIESLGGTVLSFARHAGWPGRVGYRYGAMEFTGPYVTSIAAASLALTVVAFGGLLLWRLRARRWTPATPYDAALSAVLLFTVTSRVISPQYMVWLIGLAAVCLTSRHTTQRPVAALITAATAVSALAYPVLYDDVVACTWTGSTLMLVRNGLLVTAAALSFHRLWTAAAPPAAIRPEGTEPSHNSHHLPHETVSAS; the protein is encoded by the coding sequence ATGAAGCCCTGGATGAAGCTCCGGACCGCCTCCCGGACGATGCCCCGCCTGCTCCCCCTCGCCGCCGCCTGGACGGCCACCCGCGTCCTGATGCTGTGGCTGCTCCTCCAGGACGGCCGAGCCCCTCTCGGCGTCGGCGGCGTCGCGCGCGAGGTGCACGACCTGTACGCCCGCTGGTACGGCGTCCTCGCCGACGGCACGTTCCCGGCGGGCGACCGGCTGTGGCAGTACCCGCCGGGCGCGGGCCCCGTCCTGCTGTCCCCGGGGCTGCTGCCGGGGCTGACGTACTTCCAGGCGTTCGTGGTCCTCACCCTGGCCACCGACCTCCTGGTCACCGTCGCCCTCACGCGCGCGGGGACCCGCACGGGCCGCAGCCTGCGCGGCGCGGCGCTGTGGACCGCGGTCCTGCCGCTCCTTCTGCACATCCCCCTCGCCCGCTACGACGTACAGGTCACCGCCCTCGCGGTCATCTCCCTGTTGACGCTGTCGCGCTCCACGCGCGCGTGCGGGGTGTTCGCCGCGCTGGGCGCCCTCGTGAAGGTGTGGCCCGCGCTGGCCCTGATCGGCACCCCCAGGGGGCGTACGACGAAGGAGGCCTGGACGTCGGCCGCGGTGACCGCGGGCGTGCTGCTGCTCGCTCTCGCCACCCTCTTCCGCGACCCCTTCGACTTCCTGCGCCAGCAGGGCGGCCGGGGCGTGCAGATCGAGTCGCTCGGCGGCACGGTCCTGTCCTTCGCGCGCCACGCGGGCTGGCCGGGGCGCGTGGGCTACCGGTACGGCGCGATGGAGTTCACCGGACCGTACGTCACCTCGATCGCCGCGGCCTCGCTCGCGCTCACCGTCGTCGCCTTCGGCGGCCTGCTGCTGTGGCGGCTGCGCGCGCGGCGCTGGACGCCGGCGACCCCGTACGACGCCGCGCTCAGCGCCGTGCTCCTGTTCACCGTGACGAGCCGGGTGATCAGCCCCCAGTACATGGTGTGGCTGATCGGCCTGGCCGCCGTGTGCCTGACCTCCCGGCACACCACCCAGCGTCCGGTGGCCGCGCTGATCACGGCCGCCACCGCGGTCAGCGCCCTCGCGTACCCCGTCCTGTACGACGACGTCGTGGCCTGCACCTGGACGGGCTCCACGCTGATGCTCGTCCGCAACGGCCTGCTGGTGACGGCCGCCGCGCTCTCCTTCCACCGCCTGTGGACGGCCGCGGCCCCGCCCGCCGCCATTCGGCCCGAGGGCACGGAACCCTCGCACAATTCCCACCATCTTCCCCATGAGACAGTAAGCGCCTCTTAA
- a CDS encoding glycosyltransferase family 39 protein, whose protein sequence is MAVKCPQVVVPASAPAPASSASSASSGPSAPFTVASASAVAVLVPVLVMFGIGLWGIDRGGMWRDEAVTFQVARRSLPQIWHLLHSVDAVHGLYYLLMHPVLAVHADEIALRLPSLCAAAVTAGLVAALGTRLARPRVGLWAGLLYAVTPMVGHFAQEGRSYALVAAGAAGSTLLLVRAVHAAGSGGPRARVPAWCAYGGAVAVTVLLHELAVLILLAHAATLALARMPRRVWRGWARAAGAVLLVLLPLALVSSGQAGQVAWLRPPGGDTVESLLRAFTGPTQPVLGPYLLLIALALALRAPLTRRGELSLPAVALPLLLLPPATLLAVSRHWPLYDDRYVLYALAGAPLLAAAGADRLLGAAARLRLPARHLRAPADAEGAAPGPARDDRTAPARDAAPALPRAFRARYGAALLGVVAVVLAFVSQVSVLREDRDPDRRPDNLAAVSAAAAQRMSPGDPVLFLPAIGRRAAVAYPKGFQGTRDVALREPGPVSGTLYGRETGPGELRRRLDGLDRLWVVAEPYALRPSWHPAEPAEQVKLAVVGEEFVPRAEFVRKGSVLRLYVRRPPAT, encoded by the coding sequence ATGGCCGTCAAGTGTCCGCAGGTCGTCGTTCCAGCCTCCGCCCCCGCGCCCGCCTCCTCCGCCTCCTCCGCTTCCTCCGGTCCGTCCGCTCCCTTCACGGTCGCCTCCGCCTCCGCCGTCGCCGTGCTCGTGCCCGTGCTCGTCATGTTCGGGATCGGTCTGTGGGGGATCGACCGCGGGGGGATGTGGCGCGACGAGGCGGTCACCTTCCAGGTGGCGCGGCGCTCGCTGCCGCAGATCTGGCATCTGCTGCACTCCGTGGACGCGGTGCACGGCCTCTACTACCTCCTCATGCACCCCGTGCTCGCCGTCCACGCCGACGAAATCGCCCTGCGCCTCCCGTCGCTCTGCGCGGCCGCCGTGACGGCGGGTCTCGTCGCGGCCCTGGGGACACGGCTCGCCCGCCCGAGGGTCGGACTGTGGGCGGGTCTGCTGTACGCGGTGACACCCATGGTCGGGCACTTCGCGCAGGAGGGCCGGTCGTACGCCCTGGTCGCCGCCGGGGCCGCGGGGTCGACCCTGCTGCTCGTGCGGGCGGTGCACGCTGCCGGCAGCGGCGGGCCACGCGCGCGCGTGCCCGCCTGGTGCGCGTACGGAGGGGCCGTCGCCGTCACCGTCCTGCTCCACGAGCTGGCCGTCCTGATCCTGCTCGCGCACGCCGCCACGCTGGCCCTCGCGCGGATGCCCCGCCGCGTGTGGCGGGGCTGGGCACGCGCCGCCGGGGCCGTGCTCCTCGTGCTGCTCCCGCTCGCGCTGGTCTCCAGCGGCCAGGCGGGTCAGGTCGCCTGGCTCAGACCGCCCGGCGGCGACACGGTCGAGAGCCTCCTGCGCGCCTTCACGGGGCCGACCCAGCCGGTCCTCGGCCCGTACCTGCTGCTGATCGCCCTCGCCCTCGCCCTGCGCGCCCCGCTCACCCGCCGCGGCGAACTCTCCCTCCCCGCGGTCGCCCTCCCGCTGCTGCTCCTCCCGCCCGCGACCCTCCTCGCGGTGTCGCGCCACTGGCCGCTCTACGACGACCGGTACGTGCTGTACGCGCTCGCGGGGGCGCCACTCCTGGCGGCGGCGGGAGCGGACCGCCTGCTCGGCGCGGCTGCCCGCCTGCGCCTCCCGGCACGGCACCTGCGGGCCCCGGCCGACGCCGAGGGTGCCGCCCCGGGCCCCGCACGAGACGACCGCACGGCCCCCGCACGAGACGCGGCCCCGGCCCTCCCGCGGGCCTTCCGGGCGCGGTACGGCGCCGCGCTCCTCGGTGTGGTGGCCGTCGTTCTCGCCTTCGTGTCGCAGGTTTCCGTCCTGCGTGAGGACCGGGACCCCGACCGTCGCCCCGACAACCTCGCCGCCGTCTCCGCCGCGGCCGCCCAGCGGATGAGCCCCGGCGACCCCGTGCTCTTCCTCCCGGCGATCGGCAGGCGCGCGGCGGTGGCGTACCCGAAGGGCTTCCAGGGCACGCGGGACGTCGCGCTGCGGGAGCCCGGGCCCGTCTCCGGAACCCTCTACGGGCGCGAGACCGGCCCCGGCGAACTGCGCCGCAGACTCGACGGGCTCGACCGCCTGTGGGTGGTCGCCGAGCCCTACGCCCTGAGGCCGTCCTGGCATCCGGCGGAGCCGGCCGAGCAGGTCAAACTCGCCGTGGTGGGCGAGGAGTTCGTGCCGCGCGCGGAGTTCGTGCGCAAGGGGTCGGTCCTGCGGCTGTACGTGCGCCGGCCCCCGGCCACGTGA
- a CDS encoding MarR family winged helix-turn-helix transcriptional regulator, with the protein MTTTPASDPAVCGPATASSGPAASGSVRDEDFLRLDQQICFSLNAASRAFGGVYRVVLKDLGLTYPQYLVMLVLWEHGELPVKQVGEHLRLDSGTLSPLLKRLEAAGLVRRERSARDERSVVVGLTDEGAALREQALRVPRRIAAATGFDLAEILELRTRLDKLTGALDSADLEETPGCG; encoded by the coding sequence ATGACCACGACGCCCGCATCCGACCCCGCCGTCTGCGGCCCGGCGACCGCATCCTCCGGCCCCGCCGCGAGCGGCTCCGTACGCGATGAGGACTTCCTCCGCCTCGACCAGCAGATCTGCTTCTCCCTGAACGCCGCCTCGCGCGCCTTCGGCGGTGTGTACCGCGTCGTCCTCAAGGACCTGGGGCTCACCTACCCCCAGTACCTGGTCATGCTCGTGCTGTGGGAGCACGGCGAATTGCCCGTGAAGCAGGTGGGCGAGCACCTGCGGCTCGACTCCGGGACGCTGTCGCCCCTGCTGAAGCGGCTGGAGGCGGCCGGTCTCGTACGGCGCGAGCGCAGCGCCCGGGACGAGCGGTCCGTGGTGGTCGGCCTCACGGACGAGGGCGCGGCCCTGCGCGAGCAGGCCCTGCGCGTGCCGCGCCGGATCGCCGCCGCGACCGGCTTCGACCTGGCCGAGATCCTCGAACTGCGGACCCGCCTCGACAAGCTCACGGGCGCGCTGGACTCGGCGGACCTGGAGGAGACGCCGGGCTGCGGGTGA